From the genome of Leucoraja erinacea ecotype New England unplaced genomic scaffold, Leri_hhj_1 Leri_58S, whole genome shotgun sequence:
TGCTGGTGGGGGAGTAGCCCTTCGGATGTTCCACCCGGACCTGATCCAAAGCACTGCCTTCCTATCAGTCGCGGCTCTTCCGCTCCCACGCTGCAGCACTTAAAAGGCAACTTGCACGGCAGCACGTCGTGTCCTCCAGTCAGCCTGGAGTTGGAGGGGCTCCAGCTGTTAGACACATTGTGAGAAAGAGCCAAGGTTGTAGAAGTGCTGCTGTTGCTGTGTGGCCATGGTGGACGAAACAGAGCGACTTGCTGATGTGCCactgacagtgggggaggggggggactgtTTTTTGGATGTTTAGTTTGGAGGATCagcgtggaaacttgcccactgagtctgcgctgaccaacgataacctcccccacacacactagatcTATCCCACACGCAGGGGACAGctttacagaagtcaatcaacctacaaacgtgcaagtctttggagtgtgggaggaaatcggagcacccgagtaaacccacgcggtcacggggagaacgtgcaaactccgcacagacagcacctgtggttaggattgacccctggtctctggtgctgtaaggcagcatctctaccgctgtgccgcccaaagattgtcggaacctttttcccccccAGGGTAGATAGGAAAAAGACTAGTGGacttaggtttaagttgagagggacaatgttttattttatacAGAGAGATTGATAGCACTACCACAGGTGGTGGTGGACACTGAATCTCCACAGACGCTGTATCTTTCCAGTAATTTGGGTTCCAATTTCCCTTTGCAAAGTACCTGTGAGCACCACGTCAGTCCAGCCATGGTCTTCCACACCGCTCTTCTTCCACATCTGcagctgctgcaatttcgttcagacttcggtctgaatgacaataaaaggctatcttcCATATCCTGCTCGCAAGAGATCACCGCTGCCATAAGAAGCACTCCTCTGCAGCTCGAGACCACACCATTTCTGCAGAGTTTCCTCCATTCCTGCCGTGTTAAACCTGTGggcaggaaacaaaaaaatggatCAGGGTTTTCCTACGCCCAACGTTACTCCGGCTGAAACGGACCCTATGTTTCTTGCAGTAAGTCGGCTGAGGAGGAGGAAGATGCGAGTACTGTTCCGCTGACTAATCTGTGtcctctattttttcctctctgaAGAGGGATACACGCAGCCATGCAGATGAGCTGCTCGTGGGAGGATGGCTTTACACTGGTGAGTACTTGGCCAGGCTAAATAACCTCTCAACCGCTAACTAGTAAATCCGTGTGCAAGATTTTACTTTTGACTTTTGCACCTTTGTGACCTCAGATACTTAATGCAGatgaacttagtttagtttagagatacagcgcggcaacaggcccactgagtccatgccgaccagcgatccccacactcttgcactatcttacacacactagggacaatttacaattataccaaaccaactaacctacaaacctgtacgcctttggagtgtgggaggaaaccgaaggtctcgggacAAAACccgcagggtgaacgtacaaactccgttcaggcaaGCGCCCGAAgttagcatcgaacccgggtccccagcactgtgaggcagcaactctaccactgcgacactATGCCACcccaatgtgtgggatagaacccgTGTAtgtgtgatcgttggtcagcacggactcgacgggccgaagggcctgttttcacgctgtatcccttaaactaaactaatcagatgGGTGGAAATGCTGTGTAAATCAGACCTCCTTTAATTTTGGAAGCTTCATTTTGATTACAAGTTTTTAAAGGGCAAGGGGCCatccaataaaaaaaatacaaccaTGTTTTTGTTTAGCttggtgatgcagcatggaaacaggcccttcagccatccATGTCCACCCTGACccctgtgtttataatttgtttggttgttttgttgtttgtcttttgcacaaaagtccgcgagcattgccactttcatttcactgcacatcttgtatgtgtctgtgacaaataaacttgacttgacttgacttgacaatagaTTACtggtttacactagttctatgttatcgcactttcacgcctactccctacacactagggagtaatttacagagaccaattaacctaatgACCTAACATTTATCCTGACACCGTATTTTAGACTCCTCAGCCGGTGAAACATTTCCCTGCTTCTAACCCATcaaattccttaagaattttaatcTTTGGTACATTTTGAGGAGAGCTGACTGAATCCATAAATActggagacacaagcaactgcagatgctggaatcaagcaaaacaaagtgctggaggagctatatttaagagggagttagatgtggcccttctggctaaggggatcagggggtatggagagaaggcaggtacgggatactgagttggatgatcagccatgatcatattgaatggcggtgcaggctcgaagggccgaatggcctactcctgcacctaatttctatgtttctaactctgggtcagacagcgtctgtggagggaatggatagactgagtctgaagacaaaacattgtccattccctccacagatactacttgacttgctgagtcctccagcactttgtgttttgctcaagatttcgagagctgcagttccttgtgtccccgcTTCTTGGGTCTTCCTGTCTGCCCTGAATTCTTATTTAATCTGTGGATCATTCCCGTGCACATAGTTATTCAAAGTAATGATGGGtagatagtcacagagtgatacagtgtgaaaacaggcccttcggcccaacttgcccacgccggccaacatgtcccagctacactagtcccacctgccagtgttttgtccacatccctccaaactggtcctatccatgtacctgtctaactgtgtcttaaacgttgggatagaccctgcctcagctacctcttaatagacaatagacaataggtgcaggagtatgccatttgtcccttcgagccagcaccgccattcaatgtgatcatggctgatcatccccaatcagtaccccgttcctgccttctccccataatcccctgactccgctatttttaacagccctatctagctctctcttgaaagcatccagagaaccggcctccaccgtcctctgaggcagagaattccacagacttcttctggcatttcgttgtctctgtactgtacactgacaatgacaattaaattaaattgaatctgatctgatctggcagcttgttccatacatctgtggaaaaaattacccctcagatgctTATTAaatctttaaacctatgtcctctggtcctcgattccccaactgtggacaagagattctgtgcatctacccgatttattccactcatgattttatacacctctataagatcacccctcactagGCACTAGGTGTCTCAGATGAATCAGCCGTGGTTGTTTTTGTGTGAGTGCATCGAGTGGGTTTGTACTGCTTACCGGGCACCTCTCCTTCTTTGTGCAGTGTGATCAGATGGTGACGGCTGAGCAGGAAGACCGGGTATTGAGCCTGCAGAGCGACGATATCTTCCCCCTCGCCCCTTCCCCAACACGGATCGGCAAGGTATGGAAATCTGTCGGTATCTTTAtgtcatactgaagatagacaaaatggtggagtaactcagcgcgggacaggcagcatctctggcgaaaaggaataggcgacgtttagagTCGGTACCCTTCCTTGGACTCGACCGTTCCGAcccgttacctattccttttctccagagatgctgcctgtcccgctgagttgctccaacattgtgGGTCtatcattgctggagtaactcagcaggtcaggcagcatctctggaacacagGGAGAGGGGACTAAAGATgggctccgacccgaaacgtcacctttccatgttctccagagatgttgcctgacccgctgagctactccagcatttgtgtctatctgcataaGATGCCTGATGTATCATTTCTGTTTTACACGTGAATCGTGGTGAGCCGAAAAGATCAATTAATTTAAGTCAGCCagccggtttagtttattgtcacgtgtaccgaggtacagtgaaaagcttttgttgcgtgctaaccagccagtagaaagacaatacatgattacagtcgagccatttacagtgtagatatatgatcagggaataacatttgtttaagatggaactgtgcagatgctggaaaatcgaaggtagacaaaaatgctggagaaactcagcgggtgcggcagcatctatggagcgaaggaaataggcgacgtttcgggtcgagatccttcttcagacgaaggaaataggcgacgtttcgggtcagtctgaagaagggtctcgactcgaaacgtcgcctatttccttcgctccatagatgctgcctcacccgctgagtttctccagcatttttgtctaccagggaataacatttagtgcaaggtaaagccagcaaagtccgatcaaggataaccCGAGGGTcgccaaggaggtagatagtagttctgcacTGCACTTGtggtaggttggttcagttgcctgataacacctgggaagaaactgtccctgaatctggaggtgtgcgttttcacacttgtaaACCTTTTTGcccatgggagaggggaaaagagggtggccagggtatgactcgtccttgatcatgctgctgccttgccgaggcagcatgacgtATAAATGGAGTGTCTACTGCAGGGTGTTGAAACTAATTCTCtggttgatgtgtgtgtgtgtgtgcgtatagttAATTATTCTACACTATCAGCCGCTCATTGTTCAGCCAGGCTCCTGTGGGACAGGGCATTGTCCTGAGATATGGTCTGCCCTCTGGTGGTCAGAGGCAGCTTCCCACCTGCCACTTCAAGTACTTTCCCCAATTCCTCATTGCTTAGCCCACCACTGCCGAGAAATAAGTTACAAGGAAAagctcacagagtgctggagtaactcagcgggtcaggcagcatctgtggagaacacggataggtgacgtttcacagagtgctggagtaactcagcgggtcaggcagcatctgtggagaacacggagaggtgacgtttcacagaatgctggagtaactcagtgggtcaggcagcatctctggagaacatggataggtgacgtttcacagagtgctggagtaactcagcgggtcaggcagcatctatggagctaaggaaataggcaacgtttcgtggcgaaacccgtaagggtttcggcccgaaacgttgcctatttccagaaggatttcggcccgaaaagttgcctatttccctagctccatagatgctgctgcaccataactcagcgggtcaggcagcatctgtggagaacacggataggtgacgtttcacagagtgctggagtaactcagcgggtcaggcagcatctctggagaacacggataggtgacgtttcagatcggggcTGAAACTATTTGTGAGtccagagatttagtttagtttaaagatacagatttAGTaaaaagatttagtttagtttaaagataaaggcaTTTCGGCCAACAGAGTCCACACTCAcaatgatccccgcacgctaacactgtcctacacacactagggacaattcaagagtcaagagtgttttattgtcatatgtcctggacggaacaattaaattatttttattttatgatatttttattagaagcaaacacatataatggtaaaaacatttcatgtatatcagtcgtacattattaatattatcaattgtggattgattctgcttctagtttgtTTTTATAGATAGGgagtaagaaagaaagaaaaaaaaacaccacaaatgtcaagataaaaaaagaatggaatgatttactaataatacaacaTTGGAGATGGGTTtctagattataaagtataacttttcatcgaATCCCGAGTTCAGTTAGGTTCTCGTGCTGAtccgatctaccccttcaaatagtcaatgaatggagaccatattctcacaaaaagttcttgtttgtctattaagacaagtctgattctttctctccgacatttccataatccacattttaattcttacttgctgcagcacgcagaatatgtgaatatgtaaacatagtacataacgaagggggggggaaataaatagttctataaataataaatatggtgcaaataacaaataataatatagtcttttgcagttcagacctCGTAGCTTAtccattgtgtttaatagcctgatggctgtggagaagaaacctgtacctctttggagtgtgggaggaaactgaaacatagaaacatagaacttaggtgcaggagtaggccattcggcccttcgagcctgcaccgccattcaatatgatcatggctgatcatccaactcagtatcccgtacctgccttctctccataccccctgatccccttagccacaagggccacatctaactccctcttaaatatagccaatgaactggcctcaactaccctctgtggcagagagttccagagattcaccactctctgcgtgaaaaaagttcttctcatctcagttttaaaggatttcccctttatccttaagctgtgaccccttgtcctggatccttaagctgtgaccccttgtcctggaagacCTCATAGCTTATCCAttgtgtttagtagcctgatggctgtggggaagaaacctgtagctctttggagtgtgggaggaaactggaacacccggagacaacccacagCTGTCAcatggacaacgtacaaactctgtacagacagcacccatagtcaggatcaaacccaggtccctgtcactgtaaggcagaaactctaccgctgtactgcCCACAGCTGAGAGaagttgcctaacccgctgagttactccagtacttaaaaaaacaaaaaaaaaaactaactagcatctgcagttacaaaGATCTGACTAAACTGCACATTTGTGTTAACTGTTCAACCAACTGCTCAAGATTACCCCCTGGGTCTGATCACCCCTGCCTCCTCTTCACACCCCAACGCCAACCACCATGCAAAgaattcaagaaagaactgcagatgctggaaaatcgaaggtacacaaaattgctggagaaactcagcgggtgcagcagcatctatggagcgaaggaaataggcaacgtttcgggccgaaacgttgcctatttccttcgctccatagatgctgctgcacccgctgcgtttctccagcaattttgtgtacctaccatgcAAAGAATGGCAGAGGGTgcttgggggatgaggggaggagcAGAGACGTTTCAGTTCATATTTTGGGTGTTCTAATAACAGTATGGTTGTACATCTAACAGGATGTCCCGGGATCCTCCGGGCAAGAACGTGCCAGGTTTACCTTGCCGATCTGCCAATgggtggaagaagggtctcgacccgaaacgtcgctcgcccatgtccttcgctccatagatgctgcctcgcccgctgagtttctccagcatttttgtctcccaccTGCCAATGGGTGGAGATCGCAGGAAGGAGAGGTTTGGCGACACGCTGCATGCAGGTGGTCTAATAAATCTCCATGTCTTCCCGTATTTTTCAGCAGTACTTCTCCTCATCCCAGCCAATCCTCATACCTAAAGGTGGTGTTACGCCAAATTCCTCTCCCAGTCCCACTCGACGGTTTGGAAGGTGAGAAAAATGTAATGACTGCTGAAACCCATGCTTGACCGCTGCTGATGCCCAttttgcctgtgtgtatgtgtatatgtatgggcTTGTGTGTACACGTTTATGCCcgcttgtgtgtatgtatgcttgTGTAGGGGGTGAGTTTACACGTTTAtgctcacgtgtgtgtgtgtgagtgtgtgtttatgTCCACGTGCCCCTGCTTTTGACTGTGCGGTATATGCATACTTATGCCTGCGCGCCCTGTTTGTTTGCGCCTGTGCATGTTTGCGCGTGTACATGTGCATGCATTTATGGCCATGGGTCCtgcttgtgtgtgcatgtatatgccgATGTGTTCCTCTTGTGCGTTGCATGCCTGTATGTGTTTATGCATACTTATCAATGCTTGTATGCATGGTGTACATGTTTGCTGTGTGTACGTGTGCAGGCATTTATGTCCCAGTTTGACTGTGTTTGTGCGCGCGCATTTATGCCTCTCTGTTCCTGCTTACATGCGTGCGTGAGTGAGTGCATGTGTAACATTTCTCTTAATCCGTTTAACCCGCATGATGTGTTATGCATTTTTCTGTTAATTATCTCTCTCTAATCTAATTAACTAAATGGCAAAAAGACACCCTGGAGCTATTTTCCTCATGAAAGTCTccagtttatttttttatttttggtgtTTCTCTCCTGAGGCTGGGATGTAGCTCATGATAGTTCTGCATCTTGCTGAGTGAACCAGTGACCCTACCGTTCTGGGTGGCAATGAAACCTCGTTCAGTCTCGTAGACAAAGGCACTTTTAATGTTGCTTCATGCAGTGTATCGTTTTAATTTTGGGCAATACCGTCATATGTTAAATTCGCCCCAGCTGTGAAAATATTGTCAGTGAACAGTGGgacattttgaaatgttccaTGCAGTAAAAACAAACCTcattaaatattttctttcacCAAAGCAGTTCAGTGATGTCTTGTTCTAGACTCCATGACACTTAAAATGGGTGCATTGTACAACCAGGGCATCTCTGACAGTCTCAGCATTAGAACTATATTCCCATCATCTTGTAAAAGtacacatctccccccccccccccccccccccccccctgcactgccCCCCCTCGAAGGGTGAaccagtgtctgaagaagagtccaaagccaaaataagtctgaagatgagtcccgaCTCGattcgtcaccaatccatgttctccagaaatgctgcctaaaccactgagttactccagcactttaaaatCTTTCTTGGTTTACTTCAAGACTTCAAGTGAAATAAcacttgtgtcattttttgtaaaccagcatctgtggttgctCGTGCTGGATTAGGTTGCCGTTGGATCAGTATCTCAATTTGTGTTTCTGCGTTAAATGGTCCTCGCCTAACTCAGAGAATTCCTGATTTTTTATTTGTTGCTGAATCCCACTTTGCAATATGTGTAGTTTTAGCAGATTGATTATTGTGATGAGGGGTTTCTTACAAGGAGTGAATACGCAGATTGGGTCTTACTTAAAACataagtggctatatttaagagggagttagatgtggcccttgtggctaaggggatcagggggtatggagagaaggcaggtacgggatactgagttggatgatcagccatgatcatattgaatggcggtgcaggctcgaagggccgaatgccctactcctgcacctaatttctatgtttctatgtttctttaagatgttACGTCAAACATATACTCCTTTTCTTcgaatccagtgttaaaacgcatttgtactccctggcttttgaccatgcctgaggctttgcttctgtttgtggtgtttttgatgtttctttattttacatgtcttttcctactatttcttttgattgttatttttggtgtgtattaacttttttgtcaatgattagtgacgtacagcactttgttgcagctatgtttgtttttaaagtgctctataaataaaattattattattattattgctccTAATGTACTCCACTCTTTATGGAGATGGGCCATTACTGTAGGAGCATAATCTagattagtgtagagatacagcatggaaacaggcccttcggccccctgagACCATGGCGACCCTACACACtacttctatcctgcacactgaggacaattttaccgaagtgaattaacctacatacctgcacgtgtttggaatgtgggaaaacctgagcacctggagaaaacccacctggtcacagggagaatgcaaactccgtacggacagcacctgtagtcgggatctaacccagctctctggcactgtggtgCCCTAGGGGTAGATGATACAGCAGTAGATTCAGAGGTGCACAGTGGGCAGTCTATAATACAACGTgaagaaagggtcccgacccaaatcgtcgtctgtctattccctccacggctgctgcctggtccgctgttactccagctctttgtcttttgctccaggttccagcacctgcagttccttgtgtctccagtctATAAACCTGCTTGTGTGGCCATTGAAGAGATGCTTCTTCAAGTTTTCATTCTGTGTTTCTTACAGCAGGAGATGTGTCAGTCCGAGTGTTGCTATACGACCCAGTGCCTTGGGACCATTGAAGAGGAAAGGTAAGACTCTCAAAATGCACCTTCAACTGGCTTTCCTTAAATTCCAACCCCattcatccctcccccccccccccccctcttgcttCATCTCTTGCACTAAAGACTATAATCACCTGGCCACGTGAACTATTTGAGACTTGTGTATGAGAGCACTGAAAAtgtcctccctccctaccccattGCCCCGTATCTCTCCCTCTTTGCCTGGTCctgtctcccccccactctccgacccagtctcttcccctcccccctcctctctgatcccgttttctccaccccccccgccccctcccgccCTCTCCCTGGCCCCATCTCCCcggcccccctctcccctctggctccttccccccccccccctttctggccccatctcaccccccccccccccccctacctgccccccatccccccactccctTTTCCGGCCTCATCTCAtctccccctgcccccatctctctccttcccccatccctccttTCTGGCCCcatctcatctcccctcccctggccccatctccccaggccccatgtctctccttcccccccccccccacccccctttctggccccatctcaccccccccccccctctctctggccccatctctctccttccccccccacccccctttctggccccatctcacccccccctctcccccggcccTCAATGAATAGCCTTTGGTTTTCTGCACAGGTGACATGGAAGTGGATTCCCCTCCGAAGAAGTTATTTGTCAGCGGTGTCCCTGGACTCGGGCACGGTGAGACCCACCTGCTAAGACCATCACTCTCGCACAGGTACATGGCTCATTTCGTTAATGCACATCCCATTATTCTATTGTCCTTGGGAAATGGGTGTGGAGAGGCCTGGAATCATTGCGTCGAATGTACTTTCACAGGGTGGCGGGATAGGTAGATGGAATAGAtgcagtcagtggaagggaggttgggtttgcgcgatggtctgggctgcgtccacaattctctgcaatttcttgatctcttgaatggagctgttcccaaaccatgcatcccgataaaatgcttttcaaCTGATCGGctgtagacgttggtgagggttgttggggacatgccgaacttcctataaATAGCTATTTCTTTATCATTATTAtcgacctttattgtcatcttgcaaagcaacagttgtacagtgcaaaatgagaagacgtttcccagggaataccagagcatcgcacataaaaacttaaacatttcacacataaaataaaaacgatattaaaaaaaaaaatagcaattagaattagaattagaaacatagaaattatgtgcaggagtagaggccattcggcccttcgagtctgcaccgccattcaatatgatcatggctgatcatccaactcagtatcccgtacctgccttctctccataccccctgatccccttagccacaagggccacatctaactccctcttaaatatagccaatgaactgtggcctcaactaccctctgtggcagagagttccagagattcaccactctctgtgtgaaaaaagttcttctcatctcggttttaaaggatttcccccttatccttaagctgtgaccccttatcctggacttccctaacatcgggaacaatcttcctgcatctagcctgtccaaccccttaagaattttgtaagtttctataagatccccttctcaatctcctaaattctagagagtataaaccaaaccaAGAGTATAAAccattagatcctttatttgtcattcaccgTAAGTCTGACAGTCCTGTCAGGggttatcccaggaatcagttctggtgaaccttctcaggtACTCGAtcgaatggcttaattttgctcctaCTCATTTGTGAACGTTgattctccctctatggcaataatgtccttcctcagatttggagaccaaaactgtacgcaatactccaggtgtggtctcaccaagaccctgtacaactgcagtagaagtttctataagatcccctctcaatctcctaaattctagagagtataaaccaaaccaAGAGTATAAAccattagatcctttatttgtcattcagaccttacggtgtgaacaaaatgtcgttcgggtgtcaggggttatggggagaaggcgggagaagatgttaagagagaaagatatatcagccatgatttagtggcagagtagacttgatgggccgaatggcttaattctgctcctatcatttgtgAACGTTGATTCTCCCCTCACGGGTTTATGTGTTCTTCCCGCAGCCTGGAGAGTGTGAACAGCAGCCCCCCCCAGACAGTGCCTCCATCGGGGCCCGAAGTCCCGGCCTTGCCAGCCGCCCCCGACATCACTTTCACTTCGCCCTTTGCCTCCATGGCTCATCCGCCGGGAATGtgaaccgagagagagagagagagagacaatcgTACAGACTCCGAGCGACGGGGAAACACATGAAGCACTTTGATAGAGGACGTTGTATGATAGCATTCCTAATCAGTATTTTATAGTCAACTGTATAGTTAGCGAAACAAAAATAACAGGGTGGCCGGTGAGTGGGCGGCAGGTCTCTCGCTGCTACCCATTACCTGGGTCAGGCCACAGTCTGGTGGTGGAGCTTGACGCGCTGGGCTCGGACCCCATTCGCTGCCCGTTGTACATACCACTGTATAGATCGCTGATGAAGACATAATTGAGTTGTCCGGCCCTCTGTATATACGTGCCAACAGGGCTGGAGACCAGGTCGACCCACCTTATCCATTGACAGGATGGGGCAGTGCTCCCTGCCAGGGAGCGGCAGGAACGGACAGTCATTGCCGCTtcacgaggagggggggggggggggggggggggagagcctgAGCCTGGCTGGTGGAAGGAGAAGGCTCCCCTCCCTCAAGGACAGCCTTGAGAGCGGCTGGCCGCAGCAAGAGGATGTGCACCGAGTAACTGGACAAACAAACATCGCTTGCAGAAACGAGAGCGATGTGGCTTTTTGTTGCTCTATCTGCTTATATACCTTATGTGAAGTTGATTTTTCCCTGGATCATTTAACCAAAAATTTACACATCATTTAGGTCACCTTCTGTCTTGCCTTCATTTGTCCGTTTGAAGCTGCCCCCGTCCGAGAAGGTACTGGCTGAGCTACAAAGGTTGGACTCTTGACTCCCACCATGTACTCATTACACAAGATCTGTATGTGTTGTCTGCAACTTAGTCGGGT
Proteins encoded in this window:
- the LOC129694261 gene encoding P2R1A-PPP2R2A-interacting phosphatase regulator 1-like isoform X1; its protein translation is MAQEERMEVDHCGCATAAGGGALPAGGSGMPALRRSNSAPMISNISDSSPVFQPTSLRCRRSSASVNLGCPSSSFPLSPFRTLNSRIDQIRQEESMDVMNRETAHERGIHAAMQMSCSWEDGFTLCDQMVTAEQEDRVLSLQSDDIFPLAPSPTRIGKQYFSSSQPILIPKGGVTPNSSPSPTRRFGSRRCVSPSVAIRPSALGPLKRKGDMEVDSPPKKLFVSGVPGLGHGETHLLRPSLSHSLESVNSSPPQTVPPSGPEVPALPAAPDITFTSPFASMAHPPGM
- the LOC129694261 gene encoding P2R1A-PPP2R2A-interacting phosphatase regulator 1-like isoform X3, whose translation is MAQEERMEVDHCGCATAAGGGALPAGGSGMPALRRSNSAPMISNISDSSPVFQPTSLRCRRSSASVNLGCPSSSFPLSPFRTLNSRIDQIRQEESMDVMNRETAHERGIHAAMQMSCSWEDGFTLCDQMVTAEQEDRVLSLQSDDIFPLAPSPTRIGKQYFSSSQPILIPKGGVTPNSSPSPTRRFGRRCVSPSVAIRPSALGPLKRKGDMEVDSPPKKLFVSGVPGLGHGETHLLRPSLSHSLESVNSSPPQTVPPSGPEVPALPAAPDITFTSPFASMAHPPGM
- the LOC129694261 gene encoding P2R1A-PPP2R2A-interacting phosphatase regulator 1-like isoform X2, whose protein sequence is MAQEERMEVDHCGCATAAGGGALPAGGSGMPALRRSNSAPMISNISDSSPVFQPTSLRCRRSSASVNLGCPSSSFPLSPFRTLNSRIDQIRQEESMDVMNRETAHERGIHAAMQMSCSWEDGFTLCDQMVTAEQEDRVLSLQSDDIFPLAPSPTRIGKYFSSSQPILIPKGGVTPNSSPSPTRRFGSRRCVSPSVAIRPSALGPLKRKGDMEVDSPPKKLFVSGVPGLGHGETHLLRPSLSHSLESVNSSPPQTVPPSGPEVPALPAAPDITFTSPFASMAHPPGM
- the LOC129694261 gene encoding P2R1A-PPP2R2A-interacting phosphatase regulator 1-like isoform X4 yields the protein MAQEERMEVDHCGCATAAGGGALPAGGSGMPALRRSNSAPMISNISDSSPVFQPTSLRCRRSSASVNLGCPSSSFPLSPFRTLNSRIDQIRQEESMDVMNRETAHERGIHAAMQMSCSWEDGFTLCDQMVTAEQEDRVLSLQSDDIFPLAPSPTRIGKYFSSSQPILIPKGGVTPNSSPSPTRRFGRRCVSPSVAIRPSALGPLKRKGDMEVDSPPKKLFVSGVPGLGHGETHLLRPSLSHSLESVNSSPPQTVPPSGPEVPALPAAPDITFTSPFASMAHPPGM